A stretch of the Acyrthosiphon pisum isolate AL4f chromosome A2, pea_aphid_22Mar2018_4r6ur, whole genome shotgun sequence genome encodes the following:
- the LOC100159057 gene encoding sprT-like domain-containing protein Spartan has translation MDTSNDYLFALQLQNDLANFEENEDLLNVIDVTKSNTSLAAELSSESVIDLTDINTNVKKQKRNAIDNLTRPIKRPCPKNVEATESVVDHSWEMLDPNPDIHGLFLAFNRQYFWSKLDSVMIQWSKRMTVCAGLCRYENGFCSISLSEPLLKLRPRKDLVETLLHEMIHAYLFLTNNKDHKNRDGHGPEFCKHMYRINAAAGTKISIYHDFHEEVNVYKIHWWKCNGPCQYKKPFYGNVRRCQNRAPGPYDRWWTHHQATCSGIFIKIKEPEGFGLKKKPIVSKQVDVKPVNKITNFITILDSPINKVHHDGSEIYSKSKENDQKPQFDNKSNSPTKKVSDMNAKMSTESNECDKQNVQQGVYLLNDLYEGNDFDDDDISDLYDGISQCPVCNKPVLTDWLNDHLQNCKQLREMFGDEINDECKCPACNCTVERTLMNEHLNSCKMLINVFENDSEDIPDDTNYVNCPCCDKMVKDSNINTHLDICMSTESLKPNHDKNNLKCPCCENIFKNVIELDDHIDNCSSVC, from the coding sequence atggaTACAagcaatgattatttatttgctCTACAACTGCAAAACGATTTGGCCAATTTTGAGGAAAATGAGGATCTACTCAATGTAATAGATGTGACAAAATCTAACACCAGTTTGGCTGCAGAATTGAGTAGTGAAAGTGTAATTGATTTGACTGATATCAATACtaatgttaaaaaacaaaagcGTAATGCTATCGATAATTTAACTCGACCAATTAAACGGCCATGTCCTAAAAATGTAGAGGCTACCGAAAGTGTAGTGGACCATTCTTGGGAAATGTTGGATCCAAATCCAGACATACATGGTCTATTTTTGGCATTTAATCGACAGTACTTTTGGAGTAAATTGGACTCAGTCATGATACAATGGAGCAAAAGGATGACAGTCTGTGCGGGTTTGTGTAGATATGAAAATGGGTTTTGTTCCATTAGCCTTAGTGAACCACTGTTGAAACTCAGGCCGCGAAAAGATTTAGTTGAAACATTACTACATGAAATGATTCATGCATATTTGTTTCTTACAAATAATAAAGATCATAAAAATAGAGATGGACATGGGCCAGAGTTTTGTAAACACATGTACAGAATAAATGCAGCAGCTGGtactaaaatatcaatttatcacgATTTTCACGAGGAAGtaaatgtgtacaaaatacATTGGTGGAAATGTAATGGGCCATGTCAATATAAGAAGCCATTTTATGGAAATGTAAGAAGGTGTCAGAATCGTGCACCGGGTCCATATGATAGGTGGTGGACTCATCATCAAGCTACTTGCAGtggaatttttattaaaatcaaagaaCCTGAAGGGTttggattgaaaaaaaaaccaattgttTCAAAACAAGTGGATGTTAAACctgtcaataaaattacaaattttattacaatattggattCTCCAATAAACAAAGTTCATCATGATGGTTCTGAAATATATTCTAAATCAAAAGAAAATGATCAAAAGCCCCAATTTGATAACAAATCAAATTCACCCACAAAGAAAGTTTCTGATATGAATGCTAAAATGTCTACTGAATCTAATGAATGCGATAAACAAAATGTTCAACAGGgtgtatatttattgaatgattTGTATGAGGGAAATGATTTTGATGACGATGATATTAGTGATTTGTATGATGGAATTTCTCAATGTCCCGTTTGCAATAAACCTGTGTTAACAGACTGGTTGAATGATCatttacaaaattgtaaacAGTTGAGAGAGATGTTTGGCGATGAAATTAATGATGAATGTAAATGTCCAGCTTGCAATTGTACAGTTGAGAGAACCTTAATGAATGAGCATTTAAATAGTTGTAAAATGTTGATCAATGTGTTTGAAAATGACTCTGAGGATATTCCTGATGATACTAATTATGTAAACTGTCCATGTTGTGATAAAATGGTCAAAGACAGcaatattaatacacatttaGATATTTGTATGTCAACAGAATCACTCAAGCCTAaccatgataaaaataatttaaaatgtccatgctgtgaaaatatatttaaaaatgttatagaatTAGATGATCATATAGATAACTGTTCGTcagtatgttaa